The sequence below is a genomic window from Zygosaccharomyces rouxii strain CBS732 chromosome D complete sequence.
GGAATTAGCTGTATAGTAATCTATCTCATATTCACGACTTTTTAAATCATCTAGGAAGTTGGAAAAActatccaattgatctaaCCTTTCATCATAAAGCACCAAAGTTTTAGATGCGTGTACGCTCGCCGCATACACGTTACCACAAAGGGCTAAAAAAAATGTAATAAAGATGGATACCATTAGTGCAACTTGTTCAAAAGCACCAGTACAAGCCAATTGACTTTGTATATCAACTAATCACAAACGGTTTCGTTTTAACTTTTGTAAAAGTAACTACTTCGAATGGTGAACTTTAAAGACGTGTATTTTGAACAACTTGGTCGTTCTCGCCTCGCCTTCGTCGGGGAATGCAATAAGGCGGCTCAGTTCTACGTATTTGACGAAAGGGCAAATCAGATTGTAAAAATgggaagaacaagaacaagaggaaaagtAACAAAATCAATAGTTCGACAAAGAATCATACTTTTAGACATTTTCTTGTATGACCGTGGAGGATACTACCAATAATAGGGGTGTTGACCCCAAAGAATTTGCACAAGCTTGGAAGGCTCTGCAAGAAGGTGAACACACGGCAGATgagattgaaaataaaCTTGATACCATGGAAGAGAAGATGGCAGTCCTTCTTGAGCAAGTAGAGAGGCTGCAACAGGAGACTGGATCGAGCAGATATTTAGGTTCCAAGAAGGAGGGTGGAGAAAAGCAATGAAAAACCATTATTGGAGTGATTAGATTAGATACTCTAGCTCAAAAAATCGAAACGcctaatgataataatttaGTAGAAACAAAATAAAGTATAAAATGGGATATAATTCAGCGCTAGATCGTCTAGACCTCTGCTACACGCCAAGTTCAGCACTTGCTTCACGGGCTATGTATGATGATTAGGTTTTTGTACAAATAAAGGTTCCTCATTTTCCATAAAAGGATTAACAGGTTTCTTAGGGTTAACCATGTATTGCTTCGAATCAACATCAAGTACCACTTTTACCTGCTTACCGTTGCCGAGCCACCATCTTCTTAGTTCTGAGCTTGGCGGTTTAAGCGTTCTCTTATGCTTGGCGCTTGCAGGTGTGTCCTCATGGACAGTACTAACgctttcttcatcaataccatcaaTCAAA
It includes:
- a CDS encoding uncharacterized protein (no similarity), coding for MVFHCFSPPSFLEPKYLLDPVSCCSLSTCSRRTAIFSSMVSSLFSISSAVCSPSCRAFQACANSLGSTPLLLVVSSTVIQENV